In the genome of Halosolutus amylolyticus, the window GCGATCTTTCCAGTCCACGCCCCTCCCGTGCGATTTATTCCGCGGCGCAATTCGGAATTGTAAGGCATGCCATCGTGATTTGGGGAAACTATGATCACAGGGCCGCGAGACTGCAAAATTGTGATTTATGAAGATAGACGGTGTGAACAAGGGAATCCTGTTCTTGCTCCAACAGAATGCCCGGCGGATCACGACGCGTGAAATGGCGGCCCGGGTCGGCGTCTCGGCCAGTACGGTCCAGAATCGCATCGAGAAGATGGAAAACGAAGGGATCATCCGAAGCTACGCTCCGCAGATCGACTACGAGAAAGCAGGTCTCCAGCTCCACATGCTCTTTCTCTGTCACGCACCGAACGCCGATCGCGAAACGCTCGCCGAGAACGCACGGGGCGTGAACGGCGTCGTGATGGTACGGGAGGTCCTCACCGGTCAAGAAAACGTCCACGTCGAGGCCGTCGGGACGGATACGGACGACATCGCCCGCGTCAACGACGAACTGAGTGAGCTCGGTCTGACGGTCGTCAACTCGAAAGTGCTCACGAATTCGCACGTCCAGCCGTTCGACCACTTCGGGACGCACATCGTCGACGAACCCACTGATGACGAGTCCGCCTGATTCCGTCGAGTCGCTCGAGTACGATCCGGACGCGGAAACCTACCGGGTCGCGTACGATACGGCGACCACGTCGGCGAGCAGGGCCGTCCTCGCGGCCCTCGACTCGATCGCCCCCGAGCGACTCCAACGCGGCGGTCCCCTGTACGACGCGCTCGATCCCGACGCGCTCGATCGGATTCTGGCGCCACCCCGCGACGACGAGACGGCGGCCGAACGGTCAGTCCGGTTCACCTACCTCGGATTCCGGATCACCGCATTTAGCGAGGGATATCTCGAGATCCACTCGATCCGGGACGGCGAGAACGAGGCGCGATCGAGGTGAGTGACCGCCGTTTCGTCCCGCTCCCGACGGTCCCGCTGAACCGTTCCGGAATCCGCGACCGCCCGGTCGGCGCGATCGCCGACCGGCCGCGGGACGGTGCGTGGGAGAGCGGGAACTCCTAGCGGTATCCGGGTTCGGTCGACGCGGAACGTCGACGAGGGATCGATCGTCCCCGTATACGATCACTAGAGGCGTCTTTAAATACAATTGAGAAATTCTATACAAAAAGATTTAGGTAGCGGCGGTTCCCGGAGTCGGTCGAGTAGGATGACAACCACGGACCGCCCCTTCCGCGATTCGGATGCCCAGCCCACGGAATCGGGAACCGAAGCGTCCCTCCTGTCTCCCGACGACGTGTTCCACATCCTCCAGACGTTCCGGCGGCGGGAGACGATTCGCTACCTGCTGGATGCAGACGGCCCGGTCAAGATGGGCGACCTCGCCGACCACGTTGCCGCACGCGAACACGAGACGACCGTGGCCGAACTGACGTCGACGCAGCGCCAGCGCGTCTACGTTCCGCTGTACCAGTCACACCTGCCGAAACTCGATCGGGCGGGCGTCATCGAGTACGACAAGCCCCGCGGGATCGTCCGATCGAGCGATCGGATCGAAACGTTCCGGCCGTACCTCGAGGCGGCGGCTCCGTCCCCAGCGTCGGCGACCGGCGGAGGGGTCGGCGCGGACGACGGCCACGACCGACGGTATTTCGTTGCGGCGATCGCCGCGGCCGCGAGTCTCCTGGTCGCGACCGCGGCGGGCCTCGAACTCCCCGGTCCGATAGTCGGGGCGATCGTCACGGCGCTGGTCGCGCTCGGGACGGCGTCGATCTGACCCGATCGACGTCGCCAGCGGATCGCGACCCGGACGCACCCCGCGGGCCTCCGGGTCAGATGACGTCGTCGGGGTCGTGCGTCTCCGCCATCCGCGTCGCTTCGGCCGCGTACTGCTCTCGCAGGGCCGGATCGTCGGTCGCGCCGAGGTTGTCGGGATCGGCGTCGACGGCGGCGGTCGTGTCGCGAACGTCGGTAAACGACGTGAGCGCGCGTTCCTTGCGGAAGTACCGATCGCCGTCGGGCGTGGCGTAGGTGAGGATGATCAGGTTCTGTTCGTCGTCGGAGTAGGTCCGTTCGACGAGCCACACGCGTACGCTATCGTCCGGTGTGTCGGACGAGTCCGATGCGTTCGACATGGGAGCGAGTCCGGCGTCCGGACGGAAGAATGTGAGCGTCGTCGATCGGGATCGACGCCGTCACGTGGGCGATCTGAGCGGCGACGTATGCCCGCTCGATCGCCGGGGACACCCCGCTGAAAGCGCTGTTTTACCTTGGAGAAGGCCTTTACCGATATCGATCCGTGAAATCCGTATGCATCGGCGAACGGCACTCACGACGGCAGGCGGCACGCTGGCGGTCGCGCTTGCGGGCTGTCTGTCCGACTCCGACGATACAGGAACGGACGACGAAGACGACGTGGGAGACGACGATCCCGGGGACGACGGGCAGAACGGCGACGGAGACGGCGGCGAGTGGAACGACGACTACCTCGGCGAACGCATGGCGACGACGCCATCGCTCGAGTTCAGTACGATCCAGGGCGCGCAACTGGCGGACGTTCCGCTGGAGAGCGAGGACGTCGACGACGGCACAACCGACGACCGCGTCGAAACGGATCCCCGCGTCGACGAACCGCCGCACGAGATCACGGTGCCGGACGAGGCGGACTCCGAGACGGACCCGGACGGCGAGTACCGGGTCAGGCTGCTGGAAACCGCTGCGGAGCGCGACGACGTCCTCGAGATGGAGACCGTCGACGATGAGACTCGCGATCGGCTCCAGGCGGTCGACTTCGACGACGCCGTGCTGGTCGTCGTCGAATCCGGGTACGGCTCCAGTTCGATCGTCCACCGCTGGGCGCGCGTCGAGGACGTCGACGACGGCGTCCACCTCCACGGCTACTACCGGAAGCCGTACGAACGGCTCGCCGACATGAGCCCGCGGCTGTCCGTCCTCGAAGTCGAGCGCCCGGACGACGACCCGTCGCTCGCTCGCGTGAGCCTCACCGTCACACCGGACCACCGCGTTCACTTCAATTCGACCGAGGGCGTCGTGTCGATCGGCGACTGAAGCCGGTACGACGGCATTCGACGGAAGTCGCCCCGTATCGGACGCCCGGCGAGGGCTGGGTTTCGTATAGCGGTAACGGATATACTGCCGCCGGGGACGATCGATCCGGAAACGACTGGAGCCGGTGCGAACGCGGTGCCGCTGTTGTCGATTCGCTCTCGGAACTACGGTCGCGGCCCGCCCGCGGCGCCGTGAAAACGGATCCGCCCGGAAGACTCGTGACCCCCGGTCGAGCCGACAGGTACTCACGGGCGGCCCCATTCAGTGCCGACATATGGCAGGACGGGCACTGACGACGTACCAGCCCACGAAACCCGAACTCGCCGTACTGATCTCGGGGATCGTCAGCATGGGCCTCGAGATTCTCGCCGTGCGGATCGTCGCGCCGCAGTTCGGGAGCCACATCTACACCGTCGGCGGCATCCTGACGGTCTTCCTCGCGGCCCTGAGCCTGGGCTACTGGCAGGGCGGCAAGCGATCGGTCACGGCCACGAACCGGGAGATGGTCTGGATCATGCTCGCGACGGCGACGTACGTCGCCGTAGTGGTCTACGCGAGCGACCTGTTGCTCACCGCGACGGCGACGCTGGCGGTGCCGCCGCGGTACGCTTCGCTGCCGGCCGTGATCCTCCTGTTCGGCCCGCCGACGTACCTGCTGGGCTTCATCAGCCCCTACGCGGCCGAACTCTCGCGGAAGGAGAGGACCGGCGAGGCCTCGGGCCACGTTTACGCGCTGGGAACGATCGGGAGCATCTTCGGGTCGGGCGCGACCACGTTCGTCCTCGTGCCGGCCCTCACGATTTCACAGATCGGCGTCCTCTTCGGGCTCACCCTCGTCGGGACGGCGGTCGCCCTGACGCTGCCGTCGCTCCCGCGAAAGTCAACCGTCGCGAGCATGGTCGTCGTGCTGTTGCTCGTCGGCGCCGCGGGCGGCACCCCGATCGCGTACGACTACCGCGGCGAGGTCGTCTACGAGACCCAGACGCCCTACCAGCAACTCGAGGTCGTCGACGACGGCGACGTCCGAACGCTGTACCTCGACGGGGCGCGCCACAGCGCGATCGATCTCGAGGACCCCGATCGACACGTCTTCACCTACACGGAGTACTTCCACCTGCCGATGCTGATGGCCGACGACGTCGACGACGTCGATCGGGTCCTGTTCGTCGGCGGGGGCGGCTACACCGGTCCGCAGGACTTCGCGGAGCAGTACGACGTGACCGTCGACGTGGTCGAGATCGATCCCGAGGTGACCGGCGCGGCCGAGACCTATTTCGGACTCGATCGCGGGGACGTCAACGTTCACACGGGAGACGGCCGCCAGTTCCTCCAGCGAACCGACGAGACCTACGACCTGATCGTTCTCGACGCCTTCAAGAAAGAGCAGGTTCCGTTCCACCTGACGACCGTCGAGTTCATGGAACTGCTCTCCGAGCGGCTGAGCGAGGACGGGATGGTCCACGCGAACGTGATTTCGGCACCCAGCGGACCGGCGGGCGAGTTCTACCGCGCCCAGTACAAGACGATGGCCGAGGTCTTTCCGACGGTTTCCAGTTACCGCACGTCGGACCTGAACGCGATCCAGAACGTCCAGCTCGTGGCTTCGAAGGACGACACGCGGCTCACGAAAGCCGAACTCCGCGACCGGAACGCCGCACGGGAGACGGGGGTCGACCTCCAGGACCCGATCGACAACCGGATGGCCGAACCAGACACCGACGACGCACCGGTGCTGACCGACGATCGCGGCGAGGTCGACAGCCTGCTGGATCCGATGCTGGGACAGCGCTATGTCATCGAGGAGACCGACGGAACCGAGACCACGGGCGAACCCGCAGCCGCGATCGGCGGGGACCGGACGATGCGGGCACCGATCGCCACCTCCCGATAGACAGATTGCGGGCTCTGTTGAAACTCTTGCTTGGGGATATATTTCGGGAGTCATGCTGAATACAGGGCGCATATCGGACACAGTGCAACCCAAGATCTATGCACTCACTCCGATTTGTGGAACTAATGGTCGGGTTGGAACGTGGAACCGTCGAATTGGAGCCGTTTCGAGAAGAATGGAAGGAACTCTACAACCAAGAAATAGCGCGGCTGAAAGATATCGCGGGCGATCGGTTCCTCGAGTTTGAGCATATTGGTAGCACCGCCATCGAGGGAATGCCTGCGAAGCCAATAATCGACATCCTCGCTGTCGTCGAAGATTTGGACGAAGCGGAAGATCTCATCCCTCTACTCGAAGAACACCGGTACGAATACCGCCCCGGAGACATAGAAGGACGACTATTCTTCGCCAAAGGGCCGCGCACGAATCGTACCTTCTACCTCTCACTCACAGAGCAAGGGAGCGACTTCTATACCGATAAAATCGCTTTCAGGGAGTATCTTCGTGAGCACCCTGAAGCCGCCGAACAGTACGCCTCCTTGAAGAAGAAAGCGGCAGAGAAATATCCGAAAAACAGGGAGAAATACACCGCGGAAAAGGGAGACTGTATTCAGGATATTCTCGATCGGGCGATGAACGAGTAATCACTGCTCTACCCATATGCCCGTGCTCCAGTTTGATAGATACAGCCGCTGTATTCAGCAGGTGAATGCTATCAGGTACTGTGATTTCAACAGAGCTGATCGCGTCGATTCGGGGTCCTCGGACGATCGAGCCTCTCGAATCGCCGGCCCGCTAATCGGCGGCCGCGTCCTCAACCCTGCCACTCCTCGCGAAGCAGTCCGTACTGGATCGTATCGCGGTATTCGCCGTCGACGAATCGGTCCTTCCGGAGGCGACCTTCCACGGTGAACCCGAGCGATTCGAGCAGTCCACGGGACGCGTCGTTGAAGTCGTAGGCGACCGCCCAGACGCCCGGCGCGTCGTAGACCCGGAACACGTACTCGATGACGAGCGAGACGGACTCCCGGCCGTACCCCTCGCCGTGGACCTCGGGGATCAGCCAGTAGCCCAGTTCGGGCCGCCGCCAGTCGGCGTCCTGGACCGAAACGAGGCCGATCGGACGTACGTCATCGTCCGCGGTCGACGGATCCGGTTTCGGCGGGTCCCGATCGCCCTCGAGGCAGACGAGAAACAGGTCGTCGTCGGGGTCCTCGACCCACTCCTCGATCTCCGATCGATTCTGGACCGGCGACCCGAGCGGGTAGCGAAGTTCCGGATTGGCGCTCCCGCGCTGGAGGAACGGGACGTCCTCGGTCTCGACCGACCGGAGCGTGACTCGTTCGCCGTCCTGCACGCGTGCTCCCGGCATGCGTTCCCCGATCGTGTCGAACGGTATATGTTTTCCGTTCGGCGGGCAGTCGGCCTCACTCCAGCCGACTGTAATCGGGGTCGAACATCTGTGCCGACATCGGGGCCGGATCGCCCTCGGTCAGGTTGTACCGCGAGAAGTCCTCGACACCGGCCTC includes:
- a CDS encoding Lrp/AsnC family transcriptional regulator gives rise to the protein MKIDGVNKGILFLLQQNARRITTREMAARVGVSASTVQNRIEKMENEGIIRSYAPQIDYEKAGLQLHMLFLCHAPNADRETLAENARGVNGVVMVREVLTGQENVHVEAVGTDTDDIARVNDELSELGLTVVNSKVLTNSHVQPFDHFGTHIVDEPTDDESA
- a CDS encoding HalOD1 output domain-containing protein produces the protein MTSPPDSVESLEYDPDAETYRVAYDTATTSASRAVLAALDSIAPERLQRGGPLYDALDPDALDRILAPPRDDETAAERSVRFTYLGFRITAFSEGYLEIHSIRDGENEARSR
- a CDS encoding DUF7344 domain-containing protein is translated as MTTTDRPFRDSDAQPTESGTEASLLSPDDVFHILQTFRRRETIRYLLDADGPVKMGDLADHVAAREHETTVAELTSTQRQRVYVPLYQSHLPKLDRAGVIEYDKPRGIVRSSDRIETFRPYLEAAAPSPASATGGGVGADDGHDRRYFVAAIAAAASLLVATAAGLELPGPIVGAIVTALVALGTASI
- a CDS encoding spermidine synthase, whose protein sequence is MAGRALTTYQPTKPELAVLISGIVSMGLEILAVRIVAPQFGSHIYTVGGILTVFLAALSLGYWQGGKRSVTATNREMVWIMLATATYVAVVVYASDLLLTATATLAVPPRYASLPAVILLFGPPTYLLGFISPYAAELSRKERTGEASGHVYALGTIGSIFGSGATTFVLVPALTISQIGVLFGLTLVGTAVALTLPSLPRKSTVASMVVVLLLVGAAGGTPIAYDYRGEVVYETQTPYQQLEVVDDGDVRTLYLDGARHSAIDLEDPDRHVFTYTEYFHLPMLMADDVDDVDRVLFVGGGGYTGPQDFAEQYDVTVDVVEIDPEVTGAAETYFGLDRGDVNVHTGDGRQFLQRTDETYDLIVLDAFKKEQVPFHLTTVEFMELLSERLSEDGMVHANVISAPSGPAGEFYRAQYKTMAEVFPTVSSYRTSDLNAIQNVQLVASKDDTRLTKAELRDRNAARETGVDLQDPIDNRMAEPDTDDAPVLTDDRGEVDSLLDPMLGQRYVIEETDGTETTGEPAAAIGGDRTMRAPIATSR
- a CDS encoding GrpB family protein produces the protein MVGLERGTVELEPFREEWKELYNQEIARLKDIAGDRFLEFEHIGSTAIEGMPAKPIIDILAVVEDLDEAEDLIPLLEEHRYEYRPGDIEGRLFFAKGPRTNRTFYLSLTEQGSDFYTDKIAFREYLREHPEAAEQYASLKKKAAEKYPKNREKYTAEKGDCIQDILDRAMNE
- a CDS encoding GNAT family N-acetyltransferase, which gives rise to MPGARVQDGERVTLRSVETEDVPFLQRGSANPELRYPLGSPVQNRSEIEEWVEDPDDDLFLVCLEGDRDPPKPDPSTADDDVRPIGLVSVQDADWRRPELGYWLIPEVHGEGYGRESVSLVIEYVFRVYDAPGVWAVAYDFNDASRGLLESLGFTVEGRLRKDRFVDGEYRDTIQYGLLREEWQG